The following coding sequences are from one Salinicoccus sp. Bachu38 window:
- a CDS encoding aldo/keto reductase has translation MRNIQLKDDITLSELSLGCMNLPLDDRSETEKIIRFALESGITHFDTADLYQFGENEKVLGEVMQQFRSDYTFTIGTKAGNEFDAEKREKIGWNPSASHIKSAVKDSLGRLGMEAIDLYQLHGGTIEDNKDETISAFEDLKKEGVIRSYGISSIRLNVIDYYLKHSDISTLMMQFNPIDNRPLEVADNLNKEVKILSRGPVMKGLLSGNSRKVLENKFEDGVLEYSYEELQDTISRLEKINGDLTALSYAFLRHNDAVIVNGVSSLAQLESNVESYRSMPELSQQEYENILDAVKLIRYEEHRA, from the coding sequence ATGAGAAACATTCAGTTAAAAGATGATATCACCCTATCCGAACTCTCCCTTGGATGCATGAATCTGCCATTGGACGACAGATCAGAAACTGAAAAGATCATCCGTTTCGCACTGGAATCGGGCATCACCCACTTTGATACTGCAGATCTTTACCAGTTTGGTGAAAATGAAAAGGTCCTGGGTGAAGTGATGCAGCAGTTCCGTTCGGACTATACATTCACAATCGGCACCAAAGCCGGCAACGAATTCGATGCAGAAAAGCGGGAGAAGATCGGATGGAATCCGTCCGCCAGCCATATCAAAAGTGCAGTCAAGGACTCCCTCGGCCGTCTTGGCATGGAGGCGATCGACCTCTATCAGCTGCATGGCGGCACAATTGAAGACAACAAGGATGAAACCATATCTGCATTTGAAGACCTCAAGAAGGAGGGGGTGATCAGAAGTTACGGCATCTCCTCCATCCGCCTCAACGTCATCGACTACTATCTGAAGCACAGTGATATTTCGACGCTGATGATGCAGTTCAACCCGATTGACAACAGACCTTTGGAAGTGGCCGACAATCTGAATAAGGAAGTGAAGATACTTTCCAGAGGCCCTGTGATGAAAGGACTGTTGAGCGGCAATTCCCGGAAGGTGTTGGAGAACAAGTTTGAAGACGGTGTGCTGGAGTATTCATATGAAGAGCTGCAGGATACCATCAGCAGGCTTGAGAAGATCAATGGCGACCTAACCGCCCTCTCCTATGCCTTCCTGAGACACAACGATGCTGTAATCGTAAACGGGGTGAGCAGCCTTGCCCAGCTTGAATCCAATGTGGAAAGCTACAGAAGCATGCCTGAACTTTCACAGCAGGAGTATGAGAACATCCTGGATGCAGTCAAACTGATCAGATATGAGGAGCATAGAGCATGA
- a CDS encoding NUDIX hydrolase: MENNDYSHLKEEIISNNRIFDGKVIKVDHSRVKLPDGGTADREIVYHKGAVALIAVHQEEMYFVRQYRVAPDDFLLEIPAGKIEVGEAPRETAIKELREEIGGVAEELEEIQEFYVSPGFSNEYVYLYEARDMTIDVQELDDDEFLDIVTVQLQDLKKLLQAGAFRDSKTIIAVQHVIAAYNL, translated from the coding sequence ATGGAAAATAATGATTACTCCCATCTTAAAGAAGAGATCATTTCAAATAATAGGATTTTTGACGGTAAAGTCATCAAAGTCGACCACAGCAGGGTGAAGCTGCCCGACGGCGGGACCGCCGACCGTGAGATAGTATACCATAAAGGTGCCGTTGCCCTCATTGCGGTCCATCAGGAGGAAATGTATTTCGTCCGTCAGTACAGGGTGGCTCCGGATGACTTTCTGCTGGAAATCCCCGCCGGCAAGATCGAGGTGGGGGAAGCGCCCCGCGAGACGGCCATCAAGGAACTGCGAGAAGAGATAGGTGGTGTCGCCGAAGAACTGGAGGAGATCCAGGAATTCTACGTTTCACCCGGCTTCTCCAATGAGTATGTCTACCTGTATGAGGCAAGAGATATGACGATCGATGTCCAGGAGCTCGATGATGATGAATTCCTCGATATCGTCACAGTCCAGCTGCAGGATCTGAAAAAACTGCTTCAGGCGGGGGCCTTCAGGGATTCGAAAACGATCATCGCAGTACAGCATGTAATAGCGGCTTACAATTTATAA
- a CDS encoding Fur family transcriptional regulator, protein MENRIQRIKEALQGAQYKLTPQREVTVRVLLENERDHLSAEDVFLKVKDKYPEIGLATVYRTLELLSELKILDKINFGDGVSRYDLRKEGAKHFHHHLVCMECGAVEEIEEDLLEDVEKIVENDYNFKVTDHRLTFHGICGDCQSKKD, encoded by the coding sequence GTGGAAAATCGGATTCAGAGAATCAAGGAAGCACTTCAGGGGGCCCAGTATAAGCTGACACCTCAAAGGGAGGTTACGGTCAGGGTCCTGCTCGAGAATGAACGTGATCACTTAAGTGCCGAAGATGTCTTTCTGAAAGTGAAGGATAAATACCCTGAAATAGGGTTGGCTACAGTCTATCGCACACTCGAGCTATTAAGTGAACTCAAGATTCTCGACAAAATCAACTTCGGCGATGGGGTCAGCCGCTATGACCTCAGAAAAGAGGGCGCCAAGCATTTCCACCATCACCTTGTCTGCATGGAATGCGGAGCAGTAGAAGAAATAGAAGAAGATCTGCTGGAAGATGTAGAGAAAATTGTTGAAAATGACTATAACTTCAAAGTGACGGACCATCGCCTTACTTTCCACGGAATATGCGGCGACTGCCAGAGCAAGAAGGACTAA
- the xerD gene encoding site-specific tyrosine recombinase XerD, producing the protein MDFKRHIEEYLLFLSVEKGLSQSSISSYRQDLMQYEAFLADRDALDPSRIDTELLIRFLKELRHGGKSAKTISRMQSTLKNFHQFLVNDGITSHNPALRLHSIKEAKKLPVYLTVEEMEKLLSTPDQSVAGVRDKAMMELLYASGLRVSELIDIRTSDLNTDMGYIRIMGKGSKERIVPITDFVGELLEQYMENERMALLKDDVVEELFITNRGRGFTRQGLWKTIKKYELASGIGKNITPHTFRHSFATHLVENGADLRAVQEMLGHSDISTTQIYTQISAVKIREMYKKFHPRK; encoded by the coding sequence ATGGATTTCAAGAGACATATTGAGGAGTACCTGCTTTTTTTAAGCGTCGAAAAAGGATTGAGCCAATCCTCCATCAGCTCCTATCGCCAGGACCTCATGCAGTATGAGGCCTTCCTGGCCGACCGGGATGCACTCGATCCCTCGCGGATCGACACGGAGCTGCTCATCAGGTTTCTCAAGGAGCTGCGTCATGGGGGCAAAAGTGCCAAAACGATATCACGCATGCAATCGACGCTCAAGAATTTCCACCAGTTTCTCGTCAATGATGGCATCACCTCCCATAACCCGGCACTCCGGCTGCATTCGATCAAGGAGGCCAAAAAGCTTCCTGTCTATCTGACAGTGGAGGAGATGGAAAAGCTCCTGTCCACCCCCGACCAGTCGGTGGCGGGCGTCAGGGACAAGGCAATGATGGAGCTGCTCTATGCATCCGGGCTCAGGGTGAGCGAACTGATAGACATAAGGACTTCCGACCTGAATACGGATATGGGCTATATCCGTATCATGGGAAAGGGGAGCAAGGAGAGGATCGTTCCGATCACCGACTTTGTAGGGGAACTCCTGGAACAGTATATGGAGAATGAGCGGATGGCCCTGCTCAAGGACGATGTCGTCGAAGAGCTGTTCATCACAAATCGGGGCAGAGGCTTCACCCGGCAGGGATTGTGGAAAACGATCAAGAAATACGAGCTTGCAAGCGGAATCGGCAAGAACATCACCCCGCATACTTTCCGGCATTCATTTGCCACACATTTGGTTGAAAATGGTGCAGATTTGAGAGCGGTCCAGGAGATGCTCGGTCACTCCGACATCAGTACAACACAGATCTACACCCAGATTTCCGCTGTAAAAATCAGAGAAATGTATAAAAAATTCCATCCAAGAAAGTAG
- the deoB gene encoding phosphopentomutase: protein MFKRIHLIVLDSVGIGAQHDAAEFGDTGTHTLKHTLESHPVELPNLEKFGLGCIDTLPGLGCPDTPHAFYSKMSEVSQGKDTMTGHWEIAGLNIKKPFKVYPDGFPEELLDRIREATGRDIVGNKPASGTEIIKEYGEHQMKTGDLIVYTSNDPVLQIAAHEDVIPLDELYTICEKVRAMTTDPDFLVGRVIARPYVGDSSENFTRTENRHDYALEPFGRTVLNALEDNGNDVIAIGKINDIFTGSGITDSVRTKNNEDGMDKLLEVMDREFNGISFLNLVDFDALYGHRRNPEGYSNALKAFDDRLPEIVSKLREDDLLVITADHGNDPTYTGTDHTRENVPLLMKAGGERAYGPLRDSDTFSDIAATIAENFEIEYDTHGESLFKEITEDEE from the coding sequence ATGTTCAAAAGAATTCATCTGATCGTCCTCGACTCGGTAGGCATCGGTGCCCAGCATGATGCTGCCGAATTTGGCGATACGGGTACGCATACATTGAAGCACACTCTGGAGAGCCACCCTGTAGAACTGCCCAACCTTGAGAAGTTCGGACTCGGATGCATCGATACGCTTCCCGGCCTCGGCTGCCCCGATACACCCCATGCCTTCTACAGCAAGATGAGCGAAGTGTCCCAGGGCAAGGATACGATGACGGGCCACTGGGAAATCGCCGGCCTGAACATCAAGAAGCCGTTCAAGGTCTATCCTGATGGATTCCCGGAGGAGCTCCTGGATAGGATCCGGGAAGCGACCGGCCGTGACATCGTCGGCAACAAGCCTGCGAGCGGCACGGAAATCATCAAGGAGTACGGTGAGCACCAGATGAAGACCGGCGACCTGATCGTCTATACATCGAACGACCCCGTCCTGCAGATAGCTGCCCATGAAGATGTGATTCCGCTCGATGAACTCTACACCATCTGTGAAAAGGTCCGGGCAATGACGACGGATCCGGATTTCCTGGTGGGCAGGGTGATCGCCCGGCCGTATGTCGGCGACTCCAGCGAGAATTTCACACGCACGGAAAACAGGCATGACTATGCGCTCGAACCGTTCGGCAGGACAGTGCTCAATGCGCTTGAGGACAACGGCAACGACGTCATCGCCATAGGCAAGATCAACGACATCTTCACCGGTTCCGGCATCACGGATTCGGTCCGTACGAAGAACAATGAGGATGGCATGGACAAGCTGCTTGAAGTGATGGACAGGGAATTCAACGGCATCTCATTCCTGAACCTGGTGGACTTCGATGCGCTCTATGGCCATAGGAGGAATCCTGAAGGATACAGCAATGCGCTCAAGGCATTCGACGACCGTCTGCCTGAAATCGTCTCTAAGCTTCGGGAGGATGACCTCCTGGTCATCACTGCGGACCATGGCAATGACCCGACATACACCGGCACGGACCATACGCGTGAGAATGTGCCGCTCCTGATGAAGGCGGGCGGAGAGAGGGCATACGGCCCACTCAGGGATTCCGATACCTTCAGCGACATCGCAGCAACGATTGCCGAAAACTTCGAAATTGAATATGATACTCATGGCGAAAGCTTGTTCAAGGAGATCACGGAAGATGAAGAATAA
- a CDS encoding DUF309 domain-containing protein, with protein MKLLHLIDFYNELIIKQDYFECHEIMEAAWKSKPDFSKNDPEVFLILLATGEYHYRRGNINGAIRSYRRAMKLHDENMYDLAALGMDDALIGMMAQRMDDMETEPFRPLPFPLTADMWLVLHRHYGGPLDIGAFKTWAEGRFVRDASIVFKHRLRDRSDVILEREAAIKKRKHRK; from the coding sequence ATGAAACTGTTACATCTTATAGATTTCTATAACGAACTCATTATAAAGCAAGATTACTTCGAATGCCATGAAATCATGGAGGCGGCCTGGAAGTCGAAGCCCGACTTCTCCAAAAATGATCCAGAAGTGTTCCTCATTCTGCTCGCCACCGGAGAATACCATTACAGGCGTGGAAACATCAATGGGGCCATAAGGTCATATCGGCGGGCGATGAAACTTCATGATGAAAACATGTATGACCTGGCTGCTCTCGGCATGGATGATGCACTGATCGGGATGATGGCACAGAGGATGGACGATATGGAAACCGAACCGTTCCGTCCCCTGCCCTTTCCGCTGACCGCAGACATGTGGCTGGTGCTGCACCGTCATTACGGCGGCCCATTGGACATCGGAGCCTTCAAAACATGGGCGGAAGGCCGGTTCGTCCGCGATGCATCCATCGTCTTCAAGCACCGCCTGAGGGACCGGTCGGATGTCATCCTTGAAAGGGAGGCCGCCATCAAAAAAAGAAAACATCGGAAATGA
- a CDS encoding segregation and condensation protein A, which produces MNGYKVQLDVFEGPLDLLLHLIKELEIDIYDIPMKTLTRQYMEYIDEMKELEINVASEYLVMASELLKIKSHMLLPEPPHMEEEYEDPRESLMEQLIEYQNYKQYAEQLAELKKENEKIYIKAPHAFEEKADDDAPLEVSLADLMAAYQKVRARVSVDRPRNITITRESVSREFAESFLRQCFSGKKTLGLRDIFTFSESKPKVVAVFLTLLDLVKDNQLAIHPRGRDDFEIERLYD; this is translated from the coding sequence ATGAATGGATACAAAGTACAACTTGATGTGTTTGAAGGCCCGCTGGACCTTCTGCTGCACTTGATCAAAGAGCTTGAAATCGATATCTATGACATACCGATGAAGACGCTCACACGTCAGTATATGGAATATATCGATGAAATGAAAGAGCTTGAAATCAATGTTGCAAGCGAATATCTCGTGATGGCCAGCGAACTGCTGAAAATAAAGAGCCATATGCTTCTGCCCGAACCGCCCCATATGGAAGAGGAGTATGAAGACCCGAGGGAATCGCTGATGGAACAGCTCATCGAGTACCAGAACTACAAGCAGTATGCCGAACAACTGGCCGAGCTGAAGAAGGAAAATGAAAAGATCTACATCAAGGCGCCCCATGCGTTTGAGGAGAAGGCGGACGATGATGCCCCGCTTGAGGTTTCGCTTGCGGATCTGATGGCGGCCTACCAGAAGGTGAGGGCCAGGGTTTCGGTCGACCGGCCACGGAACATCACAATCACAAGGGAGTCCGTCTCCCGGGAGTTTGCCGAGTCATTCCTGCGCCAATGCTTCTCAGGAAAGAAAACGCTCGGGCTCCGGGACATCTTCACCTTTTCGGAGTCGAAGCCCAAAGTCGTGGCTGTGTTCCTCACCCTCCTGGACCTCGTAAAGGACAATCAGCTGGCCATCCATCCAAGGGGCCGGGATGATTTTGAAATTGAAAGGCTGTATGACTAA
- the scpB gene encoding SMC-Scp complex subunit ScpB, with product MEIIEGLLYIAGDAGLSEEQLIMHVPITKSQLDKVVETYERPNFTIQRHGDKYFLKTTRHMEKYIQRILDDRPGQKLSQASLEVLSIIAYNQPVSRGDIETMRGVASDGPVSTLLGKGLVAKKSMHDERAAHFVTTDYFLQLFGLESLEELPSQKDIMEQEEMDLFFESIEEE from the coding sequence ATGGAAATCATTGAAGGTTTATTGTATATTGCAGGGGATGCCGGCCTGTCGGAAGAACAGCTGATCATGCATGTCCCGATTACGAAATCACAGCTCGACAAGGTGGTGGAGACGTATGAAAGACCGAACTTCACCATCCAGAGGCATGGCGACAAGTATTTCTTGAAGACGACCCGGCATATGGAAAAGTATATACAGCGGATTCTGGACGACAGGCCGGGCCAGAAGCTCTCCCAGGCTTCGCTTGAAGTCCTGTCCATCATCGCCTACAACCAGCCCGTCTCAAGAGGAGACATAGAAACGATGAGGGGCGTGGCATCGGACGGGCCGGTCTCCACGCTTCTCGGAAAGGGACTGGTCGCAAAGAAGAGCATGCACGATGAAAGGGCCGCCCATTTTGTAACGACGGACTACTTCCTGCAGCTTTTCGGACTGGAGTCGCTCGAAGAGCTGCCATCGCAGAAGGATATCATGGAACAGGAAGAAATGGATTTATTTTTTGAAAGTATAGAGGAGGAATAG
- a CDS encoding pseudouridine synthase, which yields MAMEEVRLQKAIANSGVTSRRKAEVMIEEGRVKVNGETVTELGTKVKQNDRIEVDGVPLSQEEKVYILYYKPAGEISTAEDERSRRTVVDAFERMDVRLYPVGRLDYDTSGILLMTNDGEFTQYMTHPKYEVRKTYRVKIDGILKREEQKQMRKGIQLEDGVTAPADVKVIRDKKDRQMILELTIHEGRNRQVRRMFEHFGLKVIKLTRISYDFLTLEGLGEGEYRFLKPHEVKKLIANAKAS from the coding sequence ATAGCAATGGAAGAAGTAAGATTACAGAAAGCAATTGCAAACAGTGGCGTCACTTCAAGGAGAAAGGCCGAAGTGATGATTGAAGAAGGACGGGTGAAGGTCAATGGCGAGACGGTCACGGAACTCGGTACGAAAGTGAAGCAGAACGACAGGATCGAAGTGGATGGTGTACCGCTCAGCCAGGAGGAGAAGGTCTATATCCTCTACTACAAACCGGCAGGGGAGATCTCCACGGCAGAAGACGAGAGGAGCCGCAGGACTGTAGTGGACGCCTTCGAACGGATGGATGTCCGCCTGTATCCCGTAGGCCGCCTGGACTATGACACTTCCGGCATTCTGCTCATGACGAACGATGGAGAGTTCACCCAGTATATGACACACCCCAAATATGAAGTCAGAAAGACTTACCGGGTGAAGATCGACGGCATCCTGAAGAGAGAAGAACAGAAGCAGATGCGCAAGGGCATCCAACTTGAGGATGGTGTCACAGCGCCGGCAGATGTAAAGGTGATCCGTGACAAGAAGGACAGGCAGATGATCCTGGAACTGACGATACATGAAGGGCGCAACCGCCAGGTGAGGCGCATGTTCGAGCACTTCGGACTGAAAGTGATCAAACTGACGCGCATCAGCTATGATTTCCTGACGCTGGAAGGGCTTGGAGAAGGGGAATACCGGTTCCTCAAACCGCATGAAGTCAAGAAGCTGATCGCAAACGCCAAAGCGTCCTGA
- the resA gene encoding thiol-disulfide oxidoreductase ResA translates to MKIMNQNDRQVINMKGRTRNILRVSIIVTIALLIGITVWFNLTSGTKAVEVGDEAVDFRLTTLEGEEIQLSELTEDKGVILNFWGTWCKPCREEMPDMNDVYTQGHDDYEIVAVNVAENEQQIRQFISGLDADLEFPIALDRSKSVTDAYNIGPLPTTIAVNKEGIVVKKQEYQLTHDDITAFISESTE, encoded by the coding sequence ATGAAAATCATGAATCAGAACGACAGGCAGGTGATAAATATGAAGGGACGTACGCGCAACATCCTCAGAGTGAGCATCATAGTGACCATTGCCCTGCTCATAGGGATTACAGTATGGTTCAACCTGACTTCAGGCACGAAAGCGGTCGAAGTCGGCGATGAAGCCGTGGACTTCAGGCTGACGACACTTGAAGGGGAAGAGATCCAGCTGTCCGAGCTGACCGAAGACAAGGGCGTCATCCTGAACTTCTGGGGCACATGGTGCAAGCCATGCCGCGAGGAAATGCCGGATATGAACGATGTCTATACACAGGGACATGACGATTATGAAATCGTCGCCGTCAATGTTGCCGAAAATGAACAGCAGATCCGCCAGTTCATCTCTGGTCTTGATGCCGACCTGGAATTCCCCATTGCACTGGATCGTTCGAAAAGTGTAACCGATGCCTATAATATCGGCCCATTACCGACGACCATTGCCGTAAACAAAGAGGGGATCGTCGTCAAAAAGCAGGAATATCAGCTCACTCATGATGATATTACCGCGTTTATCAGTGAATCCACAGAATAG
- a CDS encoding cytochrome c biogenesis protein ResB: MELKEIKCESCGHVNPPGTQLCQSCGNMINSDYDKNKIKDLMRYDGSAVRSKTRSKSIFDKIWIFFTSVKIGVSIILAIAVAAAIGTIFPQEYFIPLGVDPAEYYQENYGTLGYLYYSLGFHNLYSSWWFLVLNGLLALSIIAASIDRGIPLFKSLNKQRVKKHDSFFRRQRLFLNTERPADTNSLIDAFSKKRYKVRKDGDSYLLEKGRLSRYGPYINHTGLIILLFGSMLRFFPGMYVDEIVHINEGETEELPTTEGQYFVRNEAFTLDTYDEEAGEVFDQALSSNTMVISNFQTDITFYENNSADIVGSSPDLEEIDEYSIRVNHPYRFGNYELYQSSYDNSQLKSMTFRLEEENGNTVGDNFTINLNDPEESFEITDGVSVNMRAYSPDFLEIDDNGTLVSATPVPRNPAFVFEVADGEESELSLLQIMNSTDITQNNDYSIRFVEAEEHMASVLTLKKDLTIPFIATGFIIFLIGLFTGSYINHRRIWIRTDENLLLAAHTNKNYFGMKREINEVLESNGLEAVNDKMDDEDKDKNKE; encoded by the coding sequence ATGGAGCTAAAAGAAATAAAATGTGAATCATGTGGTCACGTCAATCCGCCCGGGACACAGCTGTGCCAGTCCTGCGGTAATATGATCAACAGTGATTATGATAAGAATAAAATCAAAGACCTGATGAGGTATGATGGCAGCGCAGTCAGGTCCAAGACGAGATCGAAAAGCATTTTCGACAAGATCTGGATCTTCTTCACTTCAGTCAAAATCGGTGTGTCCATCATACTGGCCATCGCCGTTGCGGCTGCGATCGGAACGATCTTCCCACAGGAGTACTTCATCCCGCTCGGTGTCGATCCGGCGGAATACTATCAGGAAAACTATGGGACCCTCGGCTATCTCTACTACTCCCTCGGGTTCCACAACCTCTATTCCTCCTGGTGGTTCCTCGTGCTGAACGGCCTGCTGGCGCTGTCGATCATAGCAGCGAGCATAGACCGCGGGATACCGCTGTTCAAATCCCTGAACAAACAGCGCGTCAAAAAGCATGACTCCTTCTTCCGCAGACAGAGGCTCTTTCTTAATACGGAGCGTCCTGCCGATACCAACAGCCTTATTGATGCATTTTCGAAAAAGCGCTACAAGGTGAGAAAGGACGGGGACAGCTACCTGCTCGAGAAGGGGCGCCTGTCCCGTTATGGCCCCTACATCAACCATACGGGCCTGATCATCCTGCTTTTCGGCAGCATGCTGAGGTTTTTCCCGGGCATGTATGTGGATGAGATCGTCCATATCAATGAGGGTGAGACGGAAGAACTGCCGACTACGGAAGGCCAGTACTTCGTCAGGAACGAAGCGTTCACCCTCGATACTTACGATGAGGAGGCGGGAGAAGTCTTCGATCAGGCATTGAGCAGCAATACGATGGTCATAAGCAATTTCCAGACCGATATCACCTTCTATGAAAACAATAGTGCGGACATCGTGGGCTCCTCCCCAGATCTTGAAGAAATCGACGAATACAGCATCCGCGTCAACCATCCATATCGTTTCGGAAACTATGAGCTCTACCAGTCGAGCTATGACAACTCACAGCTCAAGTCCATGACTTTCCGGCTGGAGGAGGAAAACGGCAACACCGTTGGCGATAATTTCACAATTAACCTCAATGACCCGGAAGAGTCTTTTGAAATTACTGATGGGGTATCCGTCAATATGAGGGCATATTCTCCCGACTTCCTTGAAATCGATGACAATGGTACATTGGTGTCAGCCACACCGGTTCCGAGAAATCCGGCGTTCGTCTTTGAAGTTGCAGACGGCGAAGAAAGTGAACTCAGTCTGCTCCAAATCATGAACAGCACCGACATCACCCAGAACAACGACTACAGCATACGGTTTGTGGAGGCTGAAGAACATATGGCAAGCGTGCTGACACTGAAGAAGGATCTGACGATACCTTTCATCGCAACCGGATTCATCATCTTCCTGATCGGCCTTTTCACAGGCTCATATATCAATCATAGAAGGATTTGGATCAGGACAGACGAGAACCTGCTGCTCGCAGCACATACCAACAAAAACTACTTCGGTATGAAGCGCGAAATAAACGAAGTGCTCGAATCCAACGGTCTCGAAGCCGTCAATGACAAAATGGATGATGAAGACAAAGACAAAAACAAGGAGTAA
- the ccsB gene encoding c-type cytochrome biogenesis protein CcsB, giving the protein MASQLVSISSTLLYAAFILYLVAMLPLATSIKSKSNKPVKIAITMVIIGFILQVSYFILRWIAQGHAPVSNMYEFITMFAIMIIGGYLITYFYFKTRLFGLFALPVSMLLMAYGSMFSREVEPLIPALQSSWLAIHVITVTLAYGILSMSAVAGLIYLLKAVPADEKSWRARFLEAIMAGIVIVLVFIATTVLMQNVIGYQDDFLYQDKQGQNQIAEYHLPSLVNFEGAVPVEHVGENNYEEADHFHSGVNLPPLIDSQKLNTVLWSFLLGLVAYGIIRLILRKRIIAMLKPWSNRADLNLMDEIGYRSVIIGFPIFALGGIFFAAIWAQIAWSRFWGWDPKETWAFITFMFYTVFLHLRLNRGYEGEKSAWLAIIGFLLILFNLIAINLLVAGLHSYA; this is encoded by the coding sequence ATGGCATCCCAACTTGTATCAATCAGTAGTACGCTGCTCTATGCAGCTTTCATACTATACCTCGTCGCGATGCTCCCCCTGGCGACGAGCATCAAATCAAAATCGAACAAGCCTGTGAAGATAGCCATCACCATGGTAATCATTGGGTTTATCCTGCAGGTATCCTATTTCATTTTAAGGTGGATTGCGCAGGGCCATGCGCCTGTATCGAACATGTATGAATTCATCACCATGTTCGCCATCATGATCATAGGCGGCTACCTGATCACATACTTCTATTTCAAGACCAGATTGTTCGGCCTGTTTGCACTTCCGGTATCCATGCTTCTCATGGCCTATGGCAGCATGTTCTCAAGAGAGGTGGAACCGCTGATCCCTGCACTGCAGAGCAGTTGGCTCGCCATCCATGTCATTACAGTGACCCTGGCTTATGGTATACTGTCAATGAGTGCCGTCGCCGGCCTGATCTATCTGTTGAAGGCTGTCCCGGCGGATGAAAAATCATGGCGTGCACGCTTTTTGGAAGCGATCATGGCGGGTATAGTCATAGTGCTTGTCTTCATTGCAACGACAGTACTCATGCAGAATGTAATCGGCTATCAGGATGACTTCCTCTATCAGGACAAGCAGGGCCAGAACCAGATTGCTGAATACCACCTGCCGAGCCTTGTCAATTTCGAGGGGGCTGTGCCTGTAGAGCATGTGGGGGAAAACAACTATGAGGAGGCGGACCATTTCCATAGTGGCGTGAACCTCCCTCCGCTGATCGATTCACAGAAGCTGAACACCGTCTTATGGTCCTTCCTGCTCGGTCTGGTCGCATATGGGATCATACGTCTCATCCTGAGGAAGCGGATCATCGCAATGCTGAAACCGTGGTCCAACAGGGCAGACCTCAACCTTATGGATGAAATCGGCTACCGTTCGGTCATCATCGGCTTCCCGATCTTTGCACTCGGAGGCATATTCTTTGCCGCCATCTGGGCACAAATTGCCTGGAGCCGTTTCTGGGGCTGGGACCCCAAAGAGACATGGGCATTCATTACGTTCATGTTCTATACAGTTTTCCTGCACCTCAGGCTCAACAGGGGATATGAAGGCGAAAAATCGGCATGGCTTGCTATCATCGGCTTCCTGCTCATCCTTTTCAACCTGATTGCCATAAATCTGCTCGTTGCAGGCCTGCATTCCTACGCATAA